aatattttaatttaggtGTTTTCATACAGTCAGACTTATAGCCAGTTCCATCATTCCAGCATCAAATAAGGTCATGAACAATTTTAGtctattttcactttttttaagaATGGTTGTTTGAAGTCTTATGAAGCcaaaatgatataaattaaTGCCCATAAAATGGGTGTTAACTTTAACGTTCTATCAATCCCAAGAGATCAAAGATCTCAATTTGTATTTGCAGAGGACATGTTAAGctttcaaaatgtaaacaaaaaccccaaaaacagaaaatgcacAGAATTGGCAAATATTTAATTTCGTCGGACTCTTATCCAGCAGCGTATCGAAATTGATTCAGAATCGCCACGTCAATGACGTCAGATgtaaaatcaactgaaaaagttCCTGCAGATGTACGATCGATCGAGACGCTGACACTGCCATCAATCTGAACACAATTTGAATAAAGCAAACAGGtgagtaaaaacaaacaatttgaTGTGTTTTCCAGTTAAGTTTAGATGACATCAGATGCCGATCAATAtctgaaaatactttttaaaaacggTGGTATTTTGCGCAGGCTTTCCAGGCCCATCACATTAACACAAATATCTCGACACGATGTCTTGGTTTCAGCATGTTTTGAACAATATTTTTACTCTAAATATGATCATAACCAATTGGGGTTAACCTTCCATGAGACTTTGCGACCGTGGACGCACAATTTGCAGTTTAAAATTTCCATGGTTAATATTACATAATACCTTGTTAGTATCACATAAACGCTTGGATAATGATAATGAATAATGTCTGGATAATCAATCATTGTGTCATATAGTCGGACAGAAGACTGAAAATTAACCCaatttttttatgcatattattgGTTAAGTAATATTAACTAAGAAATTTTAAGGCGCTTTAAGTGTTTACCAGGAGAGTAACTTAACTTATTGGGTTTGGCGccagttaaaatataaaacacttagCAGCGTAAGTAATCTTGAAATGAATCGGAtctgtatatttaatttcagaGCGACATATTCTCATTTGATCCAATAaagatataattttatatagttTTGTAATGAATATTCTTCTTTATCTCTTTCAGGTTGAAGCACAAGGCTTAAAGAGGTAAGTTTCTGTTCAAGCAGAAAGCCTttacctttatatatatatatgtaataggAACTAGCTTGGTTTGAGCACATATTGTACCCCTCTTCCTCATTAAACCAAAAAAGGATTGATGACATTTTTTGTGATGAcgtaaaatcaattaaatttatAGTCCGTCTAcatcagtggttttcaaacttgttcctgggcacccacagctctgcacattttgcatgtctccataatttacacacctgattcagatcatcagcttaTTAGGAAAGGGCTCCATGAACTCAAATCAGTGcgtcagataagggagacatgcaaaatgtgcagagctgtgggtcccGAGGAACAGGACTGAAAACCACTGGTCTACAGTACATCACATAAAGCTTGACTGGTGCATGActatgaaattatattcatacATACAGTTAGAGCTTTGAGAACTGTTGACataccaaaacattttatttgaaggaAGCACAGTTCAGAATCTGACTCAGGATCAAACTATATTACAGATGGCTTATCTAAAAGCATGGCGAAAAAGGAAGGCAGAAATGGATGTGGTACTGCATTCTGACACTGATGATGACCATGAAAGTCAGAGATCAGTGACCGATAGATCGGCCTGTGGATTACATAGCAACCAGGCAGACACTACAAGCAGTTTTGAAAGTATTAATTCGGCAACTGACAGTTTGACAACAGATGAATCAGACTTTGTGGACTGATGTGGAGTATGTGTCTTCTGACTCAGAAAAAGAAGATCTAAATGATGATGCTGAATTGGATTTTCCCGATTTAGAAGAGAACTTAAGACAATGGTCTACAAAGAACAAAACCACACAAAGATCCTTAAATGAATTATTGGCAATATTAAGAAAGCAAGGACACCTGCTACCGAAGGATGCAAGGACACTCCTTGCTACACCACGAGCCGTAGGATCTGAGCCGAAATGTAGTGggcaatacatttattatgggTTAGAAAAGGGGATTTGTTGTTTACCAAGTCAGACAACGTCTTTCACACATGATCATGATTCAGTAAACCTCAGCATCAATATTGATGGTGTCCCACTCTTTAAAAGCAGCAAAGTCCAGTTCTGGCCAATATTGGCGAAGTTTCACAACTTTGAGCCATTTATGGTTGCTCTCTTTTGTGGGGACAACAAACCGTATCCTCTTGAGGAATATCTTGATGACTTTTTGATGGAGTGTAAACATCTCACAGAGAATGTGTTGATTCATGAAGAGAAGACCTACACTGTTCATGTAAAGCATTGATCTGCGACGCACCAGCAAGAGCTTATCTGAAGcgcattaaaaatcataatgccTATCACAGTTGTGAGAGGTGCATCACCAAAGGTGCTTACATCACAAGAAGAGTGGTATTTAATGAGCAGGGATGCACCTTGCGAACAGATGAAGCTTTCAGTGCAGTAGCTTACAAGAACCATCAAACTGGTGTCAGCCCATTCATTGCTGCAGGACTGTCTTGTGTTAGCTCTTTTGTCTTAGACTATATGCATATGGTCAACTTGGGAGTGGTTCGACGGATGCTAATATTCTTGACTCGGGGCCCAACACTTTGCCGCTTATCTGTAAGGCAAAGGCAAGAAATATCACAAAAGCTAAACAGACTGCGAGGAAAGATGCCTAGTGAATTTGCTCGGCAGCCCCGGGGTTTAGAAGACCTGGACAGGTGGAAGGCCACAGAATTTCAGCAGTTTTTGTTGTATACAGGACCAGTTGTGCTAAAGAACGTGTTATCTCCCGAAAGATACTACCATTTCCTGTCCTTGACAGTAGCTATGTCAATTATGTTGGAGTCAGATGAGAGCACTCGCAATTCATACCTTCAGTATGCCCATGAACTCATGTCGCAGTTTGTCATGCGCTGTGCTGACCTGTACGGAAAGTATTTTTCAGTTTACAATGTACAGGGCTCCAAACAAAAAAATCGAGTAAGGAGCCATTGGCTCCTATAAGAAAAAACTTAGGcgccaaattatttttttaggtgccacagaataaacacattttatttatttgtttttgtaacattttgacatttcaatcatacagtcatgtgtttgtctactcttttcttgactttatcagcattttaatccatcttgTAGATGACCTGGGAACTAAGGTTCACTTAAAGTGGGAACTAATCGTCTTTTCcaacttgaaatatacagtcacaaagaattgtttattacacagaatctgtaccaatatcatggaccataagaacttttaagtaattgcaatttaataaatataagttggtccaacttaaaataaaaagtgaacaacacattttcaaactgttatttgtcagtgtaactcagaattgtcaagttcacttaatgtatttctttaattatgcattaagttggcgctttaggagcaaaTATAGCGGCTTCTCCGAGATAGGTATAAACGGAGGTTGGCGCCAGCTCCAAATGGGCGGGACTTGTTAATATTCCCTACACCAAACTcgtatttattcaatgacatcattgccttttgaagtttaatccagctgtatcgaggttcttgtctttccatccccaactgtaagacctcttgaaattataattaagacttttcttataccatttaacatgtataaaatttacggccataaaaagttttaaataagtaaattgagagtttttaaggacccacaGTATTTAAGTTAGCCCGCTGGGaagggcagtgatacattttggtagcccaacTGAAAAACGCAATGGCCCCgcaattttgcgagccctgggtttcctaaattaaaaaaaaaaaaagtcaactgatcgctttttacagtgttagttGGGCTCCTCCTCAATGCATCTGTAACGGgaggaagaatcacacgacacgGAGGTGCAATAAGTGCCCCGAAGGGTGCGTTTATTGGGTGCGTGAGTGCGTGCCGTAGTGCTCGTGAATGAGGAAGTCGTGCTCCAGGATCCGCCTGTGTCTCTGTGCTCTGCGTGGGTGAGAGTTCCGTGATCGTGTCGTTCGTGCGCTGAGGGCTGGCCGGTTAGTCGCTGCTTTCTgcggcagagagaaagagaagttAGCGGTGCGTGCGCTGGAGTCATGTCTCACCCTCCTCTCTTTCTGCTCCTCTTCTTAATCGGCTCCAGGTGCGGCCGGCCAGCCCGTGCTAATGACGTGCAGGTGATTCTCCGctgtttccagggcgacgctgatgaggtCCCGGGACACGCGTCACACTCCCCCCCCCCTAAGCGCCGTCCTGTCCCTGCGGGCGAGAGGGGAAAGAGGGGGAGGGTGGGGAGAAATACCTGACAGACCTGCGAAAGCTGACCAGATCCGGGAAAGTCCGTCGGCGTTGGCGTTGGCCGTCCCCGCCCGATGTTGTACGACGAAGTGGAAGTCCTGGAGCGCTAGGAACCAGCGGGTGACTCTTGCGTTCGTCTCCTTGGCCCGTGCCATCCATTGTAGAGGGGCGTGATCGGTGAAGAGCGTAAATTTTCGGCCAAGGAGGTAATACCTgagctccaggactgcccacttGACGGCCAACGCTTCTTTTTCTACGGCGGCGTACCGTTGCTCCGTGGGGGTCAGCTTTCGGCTGATGTAGATCACCGGGTGTTCCTCACCGTCCTGGACCTGGGAGAGGACGGCTCCCAACCCGGTGTCGGAGGCGTCCGTCTGCAACAGGAAGGGGCAGTTGAAGTCCGGGGCTCGGAGCACCGGCGCGACGGTGAGAGCCTCCTTTACCTTCTTGAACGCCTCCTCTTCGGTATGTCCCCAAGCGATCTTCTCCGGCTGCCCCTTCCTggtcaggtctgtcaggggTGCTGCTAAGGAGGAGAAGTTAGGGATGAAACACCGATAGTATCCCGCCAACCCCAAAAAGGCACGCACCTGGGTCTTGGAGGTGGGCCGTGGGGCCGAGAGAATCGCTGCCACCTTCTTCTCTTGAGGTTTGATCAGCCCCCGTCCCACCTGGTAGCCCAGGTACTTGGCTTCATCGAGGGCGAGGTGGCATTTCCGGGGGTTGGCGGTTAGTCCGGCCCTGCGCAGCTCCATAAGCACCCTCCGCAGCCGCTCCAGATGGCCCTCCCAGGTCTCTGAATGGACCACGACGTCATCCAAGTAGGCCGCGGCGTAGGGTTGGTGGGGCCTCAGCAGGATGTCCATTAGCCTTTGAAGGTGGCTGGGGCCCCATGCAGGCCGAAGGGGAGGACCCGATACTGCCAGTGCCCACTGGGAGTGGAAAAGGCGGTCTTTGGTTTTGCTTCGTCCGATAGGGGCACCTGCCAGTAACCTTTGGTGAGGTCTAACGTGGAGATATATCGGGCCCTCCCCAGCCGATCTAACAGCTCGTCCACCCGCGGCATGGGATACCCATCGAAGTCAGAGACCTCGTTTAGGCGGCGGAAGTCATTACAGAAGTGGAGGGTGCCGTCCGCTTTCGGGACCATAACGATGGGGCTGGACCAGGGGCTGCGCGAGGGCTCGATTACCCCTAACTTCAGCATCTCCTGCACTTCCTCTTCGATGGCGTGTCGCCGAGCCTCTGGCACTCGGTAGGGTCGCTGCCGGACGATGGTGCCAGGTGGTGTGCGGATGTCATGCTGGAGGACGTGGGTCCGCCCGGGGAGTGGAGAGAACACGTCGGAGAATTGACCGACCAGGTGTTGCAACTCCGTCTTCTGGGCAGCCGATAGGTGGGGGTTGACGTCTACAACCACGGGAGTGCAGGTGGCGAGGGCGGCCAGTTGGGTTCTCGTCCCGGCCCACCGCTTCAGGAGGTTCACATGGTATAGCTGTTCTTCCTTCCGTTTCCCGGGCTGGCGTATGCGGTAGGTGACGGGCCCCACCTTTTCCGTCACCGTATACGGCCCCTGCCATTTCGCCAGAAATCGGCTACACAGCAGGAAGAGTTCCTGGGCGATCGCCTTTGATGTTGCTTTACGAAGGGGGATTGCTTCGGGGTAGCGAGTGGCATAGTCCACGATGACCAAGATGTGTTCATGGCCCCGGGCGGACTTCGGCAGCGGCCCTACGAGATCCATGCCTATTCGCTCGAAGGGTACCTCGATGATGGGCAGCGGAATCAGCGGGCTGGGGGGAGGAGTGTTGGGCGAGGTCCGCTGGCATGTGGGGCAGGCTCGGCAGAAGCGCTTCACTTCCGCGTCGAGTCCCGGCCAGTGGAACCGGTCCCGTATCCGCTGGATCGTGTTGTGGGCCGCCAAGTGGCCGGCCATGGGGTGGGAGTGGGCGAGCTCGATCACTGTCTCCGTTTTGGTCCGTGGCACCACCAGCAACTGTTTCTCCTCCCCCCTTCGCGGTGCGACACAGTAGAGCAGGCCATTTTCCACAATGAAGTGGGGGACCGGGTGGGGCGGTGGTTGAACTTCCTTCCCTTCGGGTGCGTGCGCTGGAGTCATGTCTCACCCTCCTCTCTTTCTGGCTTGCTTTTATCCCCTTCTTAATCGGCTCCAGGTGCGGCCGGCCAGCCCGTGCTAATGACGTGCAGGTGATTCTCCGctgtttccagggcgacgctgatgaggtCCCGGGACACGCGTCACAGCATCCTATAGAAATGTTGTCAAATCTCTCACACATCCAGtcggtttttgcattttttatcatgtagacaacaggttaagtagaaatattaatatgcaagagtgaataaataaagcaaaatgctcctctttataattattgttcTAGCTGACTGATGAGCTTATGGATGGCCAGTGGTTAGGTATTGTTACGTGGCATTGTTTACAAGATTTACAAGATTTCCACAGtttgacacagaatgagcgattacatgagacatttgaaatatgacaacactgaatttttttaagcagtgatttaagagccatttaattattcatttagactTTCTAGTGCATTTCACTTACAGCCAATAAAATTTCCAGCATTTCCATCAGTCAGGCGTGGAtctattctgattggttgataacCTTTCACAAAGTTTAATCCAGGAGTAAAGAGAaataatttctactttaaaagcacGGAGAGATCGCGATTGCACAGTCTGAGTGCGCACAAGCAATATTGGAGTGAGAGGGCAGGCAGTTCATTTGTATAAGTCAGGCCTATTTGAGAGCTTGCGTCCAGTTTTCTGCGATTACATGACTGtgttctcatgttacaataaagcGCTCGCCACATTTGCGCGGGAATGATTAAAATGATCCGGAATACCTGCGATCCCATGCGGACATTCAGACTCTGTAACTGACGGGAGGCGGATGGTGTCAAACTCGCTGTCGGAGAGGAGAGAGATGCAGCGTGTATCGGTGTATAGATGGTAGATACTGTGGAGAATGAGTAATGGAACCGTATCATATTTCATTATCGGTatcaaaatatagatatttaggaTAACACCACCATGTCAtttgtttctccaaactttGAGTCCATAAGTTACACTGAGCTCCCTCACGGTCCAATCAGCTCCTTCAAAACCTGCTGCAGCGGTTCAGATATCAGGGCTTTTATTGGTCCGTTTACGATCGGCTATCTTTATTGGCTACTGAAGTGCCGACAAAGGTTTGAATATGAATTCAAATTGTGGGCGTACTCAGTAACAAACTATGATTTAAAAGTAACGAAGTAGATTATTTTGCtaaatttgtacttaagtacaagtaaaagtacagctttaaaaatttactcaaaaaagtacaagtacccgaaaaaactacttaattacagtaacgcgagTAGTTGTAATTTGTTACCTCCACTGATGGTATAAAACACAGCATTTGAAGGTTGGCAAGTTTTATCTTAATTAACCTCTATGTAAGGGATGGCCAAAGTTGGTCCTGGAGAGTTTTTCTCCAACCTTAATacaaactcacctgcctgtagctttgTAACTcttagaccttgattagcttgttcaggtgtgtttgattagggttggagcttaGTCTGCTTAGTCGGCTCTCCAGGACTGACGTTGGCCACCTCTGCTCTATGTAGATGTGTCCTACACTATTTTTACATAAGTCATGAGTTTAGAGCACTTAAAGGTGGACTCAGATTTCTGAAAACACAACGTCTGATGTTGGAGCAGACCGTGCACAAAAcacagccaatcagcagtaaggagTGTATACACTCACGATGATGCAGTGTGTGGGGTGAGGAGACAGTTCAGCTCAGTGAAGACAGACTAGAGAGATGAATATACTCTGTGTCTTGTGTCATATTCgcttgtttgttcatttgttcgGGGCTGTCAAGATAGAGATGTGATCCTTTTgggtgtttgttttggtgatttcaataTCAACAGCATTTCTCAGACCTTTAAGTACACAGTATAAGTGAGCGTACTGATGATGATATTGACAATCCaatgtgtattatttatttctggtgtcatttgtgtttgtttgtttatttgtagtagtttcataaaaaaaatgtagggtgAAAACATGCTAACTTAACTTTATGAATGTGTTTTACTTCCCAGATCATGTATGCCAGAGCTGTGTGGTTGGAGCATGGTAAAGAAGTGGAGGGAACTGCGTCAGACAACTGGAttgatgctgaaaaaaaaatcattagatGGCCTAAAAAAGGGGAAAAGGCAGCTTTCCTCAATCGGCACTCCCCTCAGGATGACTGGATGACATTCACCTTGGTGAAGCGTTAAATGACCTctggtaagttttttttaatgatctaaTTAGATTCTTTGctatttgtcaaaataaaaattgtaaggCAGCCAAATGAGAAAAATCAAGTCAAACTTAGGGGTGCTCCAACGGGGAGCTGTATCGGTCGAGCACCCTTAGTTAAAGTGCTAGTagtaaagtcatttttattgtaattgtattGTCTGTGATTTTAACCTTACAGTTAGCATTCGTGAATGCGATGATTATGACATGACGAGTCATGttgaggaagaagaggaggaagatgagGAAGCAGTTCGGAGGAAAAAGTCCAAACGCAACTTTGATGACTATGTTCTTGGTATGTTTCTATGATAATTGTTGAATCTGTCTTGAGAATCAAAGTCtataaactaaattaatatgGGGGCCCTCAAGTTTCAGGTCACTTTTTAAACTGATAATTAGTGCATGTTATAAAAGATATTCATTTGTACAATTACAGAATCTGAGGATTTGGAGGAGGAAGAAGAGAACATGACAGGTAACGGTTTCCTAAGCTGCTGACATTGCAAACCTAAGTAGCTCTTATAGAATTGCAAAGTTATAAGATTACAAAGTTAAAGCTCATTGTATTTACAACTGATGCttccatttaatttatatactgCATCTGTCTAGATGCCATTATCAAGGTGCCCTCCTTTCCCATTCCACCATCAAAGGTGACAAAGTCCATCCAGATGGAGTCTGCTGGATTTAACAGAAAGTTCACTGGTACTAAGTATTCATCACTTGAATCTAATAATTTCTTTCATATTTTTCTTGCATAATTATAACATGATGGTGGTTACGAAATCATTGTTAATAACGTACATTTGCTAATTTTCAGACTCTGGACACTCAAATTTATCCAGGTCTCACCAGACAGGTGTTGGGTCCAGGGACAGGTCAACAGGCAGTTAGTAATCATCATATTAAACCAGTCACCTCAAATACCAACTCATTTAATCAACCACAAAACATTGAATCAACCACATTGTGTGTGAATACAGTTGaagcatatttttaaattcactcagtgttttgtttttcagaccCTGGGCATTTAAATGTATCCGAGCCAGCCAGATGAAGGGTGCTGGGTCCAGTCATCAGTCCAGCCACAGTGATGTGTCCCAGTACAGCGGCGGGTCCCATCACAGCAAACGGTACCGACACAGGAAGCAGTCCAGGCACAGCGACTGGTCCAGGGACAGCAACCAGATGCAACAAGGCAAGCGGTCCAGCACAGCGATTTCTTCAAAGGAGAGTCTTCATTTAAACCCTTATGCAGTTCACAGAGGCAAGAACGTAAATGTTCTAAAGTAGCGGCCGTGTTAACAAACCAGTCACCTCGAATACAAGTCATTTTGATCAACCACAAACTAGGGTTGCACCGATACAATACTCGGTATtggtatcggctccgatactggcattttctgccggatcagggcctcatttataaagcgtgcgtacg
The sequence above is a segment of the Onychostoma macrolepis isolate SWU-2019 chromosome 22, ASM1243209v1, whole genome shotgun sequence genome. Coding sequences within it:
- the LOC131529984 gene encoding uncharacterized protein LOC131529984 isoform X2, translated to MTSVSIRECDDYDMTSHVEEEEEEDEEAVRRKKSKRNFDDYVLESEDLEEEEENMTDAIIKVPSFPIPPSKVTKSIQMESAGFNRKFTGTKLWTLKFIQVSPDRCWVQGQVNRQPWAFKCIRASQMKGAGSSHQSSHSDVSQYSGGSHHSKRYRHRKQSRHSDWSRDSNQMQQDYEIDQTPISRYSGRSFSEQSNRSSAHESSHTGPRRETDLRFPMDTAKFQKKVLSKLVDIHMEVRRLGSSWRRWRTSRERRNASRTSKPLSPWCKELEGKMFGKGLCPQNS